A single Syngnathus acus chromosome 8, fSynAcu1.2, whole genome shotgun sequence DNA region contains:
- the plbd1 gene encoding phospholipase B-like 1 isoform X1, giving the protein MFLNSLCVFLLLDAALTSYSAAGDFTKATVYWDVQQKTVLLKDGVLDINGDAYGFLNDTLSSTGWSVLEIRAGYGETSEADEVTFFLAGYLEGFLTAQQMIDHYTNIYPRLIHDPDILGRVQNFMKQQDSWTRLQVKTNKDSDPLWRHAGFVVAQVDGLQAGVAEWAKRQGKKPLSLFAVQFLNAVGDLLDLIPALVPTPTKPADLKLPGMGHCSALIKMLPGFENLLFAHSSWYTYAATMRIYKHWDFHIADPNTATGKLSFSSYPGFLVSLDDFYLLGSGLMMTQTTNNVFNTSLFKFVSPKSLLAWQRVRLAHSLAHTGEEWANIFSQYNSGTYNNQYMVLDRSKVKLGHSISDGALTVVEQIPGLVEHSDQTQALRRGYWPSYNVPFHQNIYNLSGYELMQQEYGEDFSYDLCSRAKIFRRDQANVKDLDSLKYIMRFNDYKNDPYSKGDPCKSICCRNDLKTKEPSPSGCYDTKVTDFQMAGEFSAEAVNGPTTQDGLPPFVWDNFTNISHQGLPQYYNFTFVTMKPRLFQP; this is encoded by the exons atgtttttaaatagtttgtgtgtttttctgttaCTCGATGCGGCGTTGACTAGCTACTCTGCAGCCGGGG ATTTCACAAAAGCTACAGTGTACTGGGACGTCCAACAAAAGACGGTCTTGCTGAAAGATGGGGTCCTAGATATAAATGGGGACGCATATGGCTTCTTGAATGACACCTTGTCCAGTACAGGCTGGAGTGTTCTTGAGATCCGAGCTGGATACGGAGAAACGTCAGAGGCTGACGAGGTCACCTTTTTCCTGGCGGGGTACCTAGAGGGCTTTCTCACTGCGCA ACAGATGATAGATCACTACACTAACATATACCCTCGGCTCATCCATGATCCCGATATCCTGGGTCGGGTCCAGAACTTCATGAA GCAGCAGGACTCTTGGACCAGACTACAAGTGAAAACGAACAAGGATTCTGATCCTCTGTGGAGACATGCAGGCTTCGTTGTGGCCCAGGTGGACGGTCTGCAAGCTGGAGTTGCAGAATGGGCCAAGAGACAAGGAAAAAAG CCATTGTCCCTGTTTGCTGTTCAGTTCCTGAACGCTGTCGGAGACCTGCTggatctgatcccggccttgGTCCCCACCCCTACTAAACCGGCAGACTTAAAACTTCCGGGGATGGGACACTGCTCGGCACTCATAAAG ATGCTCCCAGGCTTTGAGAACCTCCTCTTTGCTCACTCCAGCTGGTACACATACGCAGCCACCATGCGGATCTACAAACATTGGGATTTCCACATTGCTGACCCCAACACAGCCACTGGCAAACTATCCTTCAGCAGCTACCCTG GATTTCTGGTGTCCCTGGATGACTTCTACCTCTTGGGAAGTGGTCTCATGATGACCCAGACCACCAACAATGTCTTCAACACATCCCTCTTTAAATTCGTCAGCCCCAAAAGCCTGCTGGCCTGGCAGAGGGTTCGACTTGCTCACAGTTTGGCTCATACAGGAGAGGAGTGGGCCAACATCTTCTCTCAGTACAACTCCG GTACATATAACAACCAGTACATGGTGTTAGACCGAAGCAAAGTGAAGCTGGGCCACAGTATTAGTGATGGTGCTCTGACTGTGGTGGAGCAAATTCCTGGGCTGGTGGAGCATTCTGACCAGACACAAGCACTGCGCAGAG GTTACTGGCCGTCCTACAACGTCCCCTTCCACCAGAACATCTACAACTTGAGTGGGTATGAGCTGATGCAGCAGGAATATGGAGAAGACTTCTCTTATGACCTCTGCTCAAGAGCGAAGATCTTCCGCCGAGACCAAGCTAATGTCAAGGACCTGGACTCTTTAAAGTACATCATGAGATTCAATG acTACAAGAATGACCCATATTCTAAAGGTGACCCTTGCAAGTCCATTTGTTGTCGTAACGACCTGAAGACCAAAGAGCCTTCACCGAGCGGATGCTATGACACTAAG GTCACAGATTTCCAAATGGCGGGAGAGTTCAGTGCAGAAGCAGTGAACGGGCCGACGACACAAGATGGACTCCCGCCGTTCGTGTGGGATAATTTCACCAACATCAGCCACCAGGGTCTGCCACAGTACTACAATTTCACCTTTGTCACTATGAAGCCCCGCCTCTTCCAGCCTTAA
- the LOC119125302 gene encoding phosphomannomutase 1 produces the protein MSADRTILCLFDVDGTLTPPREKIDPELDEFFQKLRRKVKIGIISASDYSKIAEQLGEGDDVIHKFDYVFVENGTVQYKDGKLHSKQAIQNHIGEELLQDLINFCLNYMGLIKLPKKRGTFIEFRNGMLNISPIGRNCTFEERIEFSEIDKKEKIQEKFVAALKEEFAGKGLRFTRGGLISFDVFPEGWDKRLCLDLLASEGLDAIYFFGNETSDGGNDYEIFNDPRTIGYTVDSPRDTAIRCRQLFFDEPSCES, from the exons ATGTCTGCAGACAGAACTATCCTATGCCTGTTTGATGTGGATGGTACTCTGACGCCACCGAGAGAG AAAATAGACCCGGAGCTGGATGAGTTCTTCCAAAAATTAAGAAGGAAAGTCAAAATTGGCATCATCAGTGCGTCAGATTATTCCAAAATTGCGGAACAACTCGGCGAAGGAGATGACG TCATACACAAATTTGACTACGTGTTTGTTGAAAACGGCACCGTGCAGTACAAAGATGGCAAACTCCACTCAAAGCAG GCAATCCAGAATCATATCGGGGAAGAGCTGCTGCAGGACCTCATTAACTTCTGCTTGAACTACATGGGGCTCATCAAACTGCCAAAGAAAAG GGGAACGTTCATTGAGTTCAGGAATGGAATGCTCAACATTTCCCCCATCGGTCGGAACTGCACATTCGAGGAACGAATTGAATTCTCTGAAATTGATAag aaagaaaaaattcaGGAGAAATTTGTTGCTGCCCTGAAGGAGGAATTTGCTGGAAAGGGACTGCGGTTCACTCGAG GTGGTCTCATCAGTTTTGACGTGTTTCCCGAAGGCTGGGACAAGAGGTTATGTCTCGATCTGCTAGCGAGCGAAGGCCTGGATGCAATCTACTTCTTCGGCAATGAGACGTCAGAT GGAGGAAACGATTATGAAATTTTTAACGACCCGCGTACGATCGGCTACACGGTCGACTCGCCGAGAGACACTGCCATCCGGTGTCGGCAACTTTTCTTCGATGAGCCGTCGTGTGAATcctga
- the gucy2c gene encoding heat-stable enterotoxin receptor isoform X1 — MTIMWYKMRGLNSLPYLGMLVMAVIGNKMLDDCLASKRRFTMNVVLLEDNTYEWSRPFVEAAVEQAIEEDRKENIKHNLSFALTANYHGFNTTLYNRQGCGSSTCEGVAILKMLYNNGDVGCVMLGPSCTYATFQLVDDEIGLTLSTPVISAGSFGLSCDYKPKLTRILPPARKISDMFYHFLKEELPFKDEWQHVYVYKKSSDNATEDCFWYTNGLEAPSANFATKIRREMLRTEDDLKEALIDDQRHSNIFIICGRVDDIISIKSKVFPIPPDIMFILMDIYNPEYYVNTTSNQAMRNVLVVTLPQRNYNYGSTLPYNDTINDYVAGYHDAALLFGKVLRERMLSQRNNSGRKGANDVPLSDNPFGNASFYGMAGHYVLDKYGDRDVNFTMIYTSTLTGKYETLLVFDTSRNETIDVAQKPALAWKGNRLPQDIPENSNVLTTQTVIVIVLSLSVVVVTVVALIFYRQNRKQRPMQKRWSHINPHLIGPLDEKEVSLKIDEDKRKDSTFYSRRGRYDKKPVILKELKQTDGDFTDEQKIELNTLLRIDYYNLTKFYGTVKFEYAVFGMFELCSRGSLRYILNDRISYPDETFMDMEFKISVMYDIAKGMSYLHSSNIAVHGRLKSTNCVVDNRMVVKITDFGCHTLLRPGRDVWTAPEHLRKDGVSQKGDVYSYGIIAHEIILRQPPFYTQYNLGRAEKIYRVQYPNGMRVFRPELNFDGVSEKETELYMLMNNCWDEDPERRPDFKKIELTLGKIFSNLHNQATETYMDNLIRRLQMYSRTLENLVEERTALYKAERDRADRLNFMLLPGPVVRSLKETGIVEPELYEEVTVYFSDIVGFTTLCHYSTPMEVVDMLNEIYKNFDSVLDHHDVYKVETIGDAYMVASGLPKRNGDRHAVDIAHMALDILSFVGTFELQHLPGIPLWIRIGVHSGPCAAGVVGNKMPRYCLFGDTVNTASRMESTGLPLRIHVSQSTINILQRTDCQFQYEQRGETYLKGKGKEMTYWLTGVTGGKYNLPTPPTAENIQRLQQDLADMIVSSLEKRGKGRESFEKRKTLSTRRRETSGSLHGESSPEYFHLAVTDNPSTYL, encoded by the exons atgactataaTGTGGTATAAGATGAGAGGTTTGAATAGTTTACCTTACCTGGGAATGTTAGTCATGGCGGTGATTGGCAACAAGATGCTGGACGACTGTCTGGCGTCCAAACGTCGATTCACTATGAACGTTGTGCTGCTGGAAGACAACACGTACGAGTGGAGTCGGCCCTTCGTGGAGGCGGCGGTGGAGCAAGCCATTGAAGAGGACAGGAAGGAGAATATTAAACATA ATTTAAGCTTCGCTTTGACAGCTAACTACCACGGCTTCAACACGACCCTGTACAACCGGCAAGGCTGTGGCAGCAGCACTTGCGAAGGCGTGGCCATACTCAAGATGCTATAT AATAATGGTGACGTCGGTTGTGTCATGCTGGGCCCTTCGTGCACGTACGCTACCTTCCAGTTAGTGGA TGATGAAATTGGCCTGACCCTAAGCACGCCCGTCATTTCCGCCGGGAGCTTCGGCCTCTCTTGCGACTACAAGCCGAAATTGACTCGGATTTTGCCGCCGGCACGCAAGATCTCGGATATGTTCTACCACTTTCTGAAGGAGGAGTTGCCATTCAAGGATGAATGGCAGCATGTTTACGTATATAAGAAGTCCAGCGATAACGCGACAGAGGATTGCTTCTG GTATACCAATGGACTGGAAGCTCCTTCCGCCAACTTTGCTACAAAAATCAGAAGAGAAATGCTACGTACTGAGGACGACTTAAAGGAAGCTCTCATAGATGACCAACGACACAGTAACA ttttcatcatttgtggccgtgttgatgacatcatttcaATCAAATCCAAAGTGTTCCCGATTCCGCCAGATATCATGTTCATTCTCATGGATATTTACAA TCCTGAGTATTATGTCAACACGACATCCAATCAGGCCATGCGTAACGTCCTGGTCGTCACTCTCCCGCAGAGAAACTACAACTACGGATCGACTTTACCTTATAACGACACG ATTAATGACTATGTGGCTGGCTATCATGACGCCGCTTTACTGTTTGGTAAAGTGCTCAGGGAGAGGATGCTCAGTCAGAGGAATAACTCTGGTCGCAAAGGAGCTAATGACGTCCCGCTTAGTGATAATCCATTCGGGAATGCTTCCTTCTATG GTATGGCAGGCCATTATGTCTTGGACAAGTACGGTGACAGAGACGTTAACTTCACCATGATTTACACATCCACTCTAACCGGCAAG TATGAGACTTTGCTAGTGTTTGACACGTCGAGGAATGAAACTATAGATGTGGCCCAAAAACCTGCTCTGGCTTGGAAAGGAAATCGCTTGCCTCAAGATATACCGGAAAATTCCAATG TCTTGACCACGCAGACTGTGATTGTGATCGTTCTGAGCCTGAGTGTTGTCGTGGTGACCGTCGTCGCGCTCATCTTCTACAG GCAGAACAGAAAACAACGTCCGATGCAAAAAAGGTGGTCTCACATCAACCCTCACCTGATTGGTCCACTGGATGAGAAGGAGGTCTCCCTAAAG ATTGATGAAGATAAGAGGAAGGATAGCACGTTCTACTCCCGTCGTGGCCGCTATGATaaaaag CCCGTCATCTTAAAAGAGCTCAAACAAACCGATGGAGACTTCACAGACGAGCAGAAGATTGAGCTTAACACT CTGCTGCGTATCGATTACTACAACTTGACCAAGTTCTACGGCACGGTGAAGTTTGAGTATGCCGTGTTTGGGATGTTTGAGCTGTGCTCCAGGGGATCCCTCAGG TACATTCTGAACGACAGAATTTCCTACCCAGATGAAACGTTCATGGACATGGAGTTTAAAATATCAGTCATGTATGATATCGCAAAG GGCATGTCTTATCTCCACTCCAGTAACATTGCAGTCCACGGGCGCCTCAAATCCACCAACTGTGTGGTTGACAACCGCATGGTGGTGAAAATCACCGATTTTGGCTGTCATACACTTTTGAGGCCAGGCAGAG ATGTATGGACAGCACCGGAACATCTCCGTAAAGATGGTGTATCTCAAAAAGGAGATGTCTACAGCTATGGCATCATCGCACATGAAATCATTCTGAGGCAGCCTCCGTTTTATACTCAATACAATTTGGGTCGTGCAG AGAAGATTTACAGGGTGCAGTATCCTAACGGGATGCGTGTCTTCAGACCGGAACTCAACTTTGATGGAGTGTCAGAGAAAGAAACTGAG TTGTACATGTTGATGAACAACTGCTGGGATGAAGATCCTGAACGGAGGCCAGATTTTAAGAAAATCGAGTTAACGCTGGGTAAGATTTTCAG CAATTTGCACAATCAAGCCACCGAGACATACATGGACAACCTGATCCGCCGTCTCCAGATGTACTCGAGGACTTTGGAGAATCTGGTGGAGGAGAGGACAGCTTTGTACAAGGCTGAGAGGGACAGAGCAGACCGTCTTAACTTCATGCTACTTCCCGG cccAGTGGTGAGGTCACTGAAGGAGACAGGCATAGTGGAGCCGGAGCTCTACGAAGAAGTGACGGTGTATTTTAGCGACATTGTCGGATTCACCACACTTTGCCACTACAGCACACCCATGGAGGTGGTGGACATGCTCAATGAGATCTACAAGAACTTTGACAGCGTCCTCGACCACCATGATGTCTACAAG GTCGAGACAATTGGCGATGCGTACATGGTCGCATCGGGTCTGCCAAAACGCAACGGCGACAGGCATGCCGTGGACATTGCACACATGGCACTGGACATCTTGTCATTTGTTGGGACGTTTGAGCTGCAGCACTTGCCGGGCATTCCTTTGTGGATACGGATTGGCGTGCATTCAG GTCCCTGTGCTGCTGGAGTGGTGGGGAACAAGATGCCCCGCTATTGTCTATTTGGAGATACAGTCAACACGGCATCACGAATGGAGTCCACGGGCCTGC CTCTGAGAATCCATGTAAGTCAGTCCACCATCAACATTCTGCAGAGGACTGATTGTCAATTTCAGTATGAGCAAAGAGGAGAGACGTATCTGAAG GGGAAAGGCAAGGAGATGACTTACTGGTTAACTGGAGTGACCGGAGGCAAATACAATCTACCTACACCACCAACAGC GGAGAACATCCAGCGACTGCAGCAAGACCTGGCCGACATGATCGTATCCAGCCTGGAAAAGCGTGGAAAAGGCAGAGAGAGTTTCGAAAAGAGGAAAACTTTGTCCACCAGACGGAGAGAAACTAGCGGCAGTCTGCACGGGGAAAGTTCCCCGGAATATTTCCACCTAGCTGTCACTGATAACCCCAGTACTTATCTGTGA
- the gucy2c gene encoding heat-stable enterotoxin receptor isoform X2, translating to MLYNNGDVGCVMLGPSCTYATFQLVDDEIGLTLSTPVISAGSFGLSCDYKPKLTRILPPARKISDMFYHFLKEELPFKDEWQHVYVYKKSSDNATEDCFWYTNGLEAPSANFATKIRREMLRTEDDLKEALIDDQRHSNIFIICGRVDDIISIKSKVFPIPPDIMFILMDIYNPEYYVNTTSNQAMRNVLVVTLPQRNYNYGSTLPYNDTINDYVAGYHDAALLFGKVLRERMLSQRNNSGRKGANDVPLSDNPFGNASFYGMAGHYVLDKYGDRDVNFTMIYTSTLTGKYETLLVFDTSRNETIDVAQKPALAWKGNRLPQDIPENSNVLTTQTVIVIVLSLSVVVVTVVALIFYRQNRKQRPMQKRWSHINPHLIGPLDEKEVSLKIDEDKRKDSTFYSRRGRYDKKPVILKELKQTDGDFTDEQKIELNTLLRIDYYNLTKFYGTVKFEYAVFGMFELCSRGSLRYILNDRISYPDETFMDMEFKISVMYDIAKGMSYLHSSNIAVHGRLKSTNCVVDNRMVVKITDFGCHTLLRPGRDVWTAPEHLRKDGVSQKGDVYSYGIIAHEIILRQPPFYTQYNLGRAEKIYRVQYPNGMRVFRPELNFDGVSEKETELYMLMNNCWDEDPERRPDFKKIELTLGKIFSNLHNQATETYMDNLIRRLQMYSRTLENLVEERTALYKAERDRADRLNFMLLPGPVVRSLKETGIVEPELYEEVTVYFSDIVGFTTLCHYSTPMEVVDMLNEIYKNFDSVLDHHDVYKVETIGDAYMVASGLPKRNGDRHAVDIAHMALDILSFVGTFELQHLPGIPLWIRIGVHSGPCAAGVVGNKMPRYCLFGDTVNTASRMESTGLPLRIHVSQSTINILQRTDCQFQYEQRGETYLKGKGKEMTYWLTGVTGGKYNLPTPPTAENIQRLQQDLADMIVSSLEKRGKGRESFEKRKTLSTRRRETSGSLHGESSPEYFHLAVTDNPSTYL from the exons ATGCTATAT AATAATGGTGACGTCGGTTGTGTCATGCTGGGCCCTTCGTGCACGTACGCTACCTTCCAGTTAGTGGA TGATGAAATTGGCCTGACCCTAAGCACGCCCGTCATTTCCGCCGGGAGCTTCGGCCTCTCTTGCGACTACAAGCCGAAATTGACTCGGATTTTGCCGCCGGCACGCAAGATCTCGGATATGTTCTACCACTTTCTGAAGGAGGAGTTGCCATTCAAGGATGAATGGCAGCATGTTTACGTATATAAGAAGTCCAGCGATAACGCGACAGAGGATTGCTTCTG GTATACCAATGGACTGGAAGCTCCTTCCGCCAACTTTGCTACAAAAATCAGAAGAGAAATGCTACGTACTGAGGACGACTTAAAGGAAGCTCTCATAGATGACCAACGACACAGTAACA ttttcatcatttgtggccgtgttgatgacatcatttcaATCAAATCCAAAGTGTTCCCGATTCCGCCAGATATCATGTTCATTCTCATGGATATTTACAA TCCTGAGTATTATGTCAACACGACATCCAATCAGGCCATGCGTAACGTCCTGGTCGTCACTCTCCCGCAGAGAAACTACAACTACGGATCGACTTTACCTTATAACGACACG ATTAATGACTATGTGGCTGGCTATCATGACGCCGCTTTACTGTTTGGTAAAGTGCTCAGGGAGAGGATGCTCAGTCAGAGGAATAACTCTGGTCGCAAAGGAGCTAATGACGTCCCGCTTAGTGATAATCCATTCGGGAATGCTTCCTTCTATG GTATGGCAGGCCATTATGTCTTGGACAAGTACGGTGACAGAGACGTTAACTTCACCATGATTTACACATCCACTCTAACCGGCAAG TATGAGACTTTGCTAGTGTTTGACACGTCGAGGAATGAAACTATAGATGTGGCCCAAAAACCTGCTCTGGCTTGGAAAGGAAATCGCTTGCCTCAAGATATACCGGAAAATTCCAATG TCTTGACCACGCAGACTGTGATTGTGATCGTTCTGAGCCTGAGTGTTGTCGTGGTGACCGTCGTCGCGCTCATCTTCTACAG GCAGAACAGAAAACAACGTCCGATGCAAAAAAGGTGGTCTCACATCAACCCTCACCTGATTGGTCCACTGGATGAGAAGGAGGTCTCCCTAAAG ATTGATGAAGATAAGAGGAAGGATAGCACGTTCTACTCCCGTCGTGGCCGCTATGATaaaaag CCCGTCATCTTAAAAGAGCTCAAACAAACCGATGGAGACTTCACAGACGAGCAGAAGATTGAGCTTAACACT CTGCTGCGTATCGATTACTACAACTTGACCAAGTTCTACGGCACGGTGAAGTTTGAGTATGCCGTGTTTGGGATGTTTGAGCTGTGCTCCAGGGGATCCCTCAGG TACATTCTGAACGACAGAATTTCCTACCCAGATGAAACGTTCATGGACATGGAGTTTAAAATATCAGTCATGTATGATATCGCAAAG GGCATGTCTTATCTCCACTCCAGTAACATTGCAGTCCACGGGCGCCTCAAATCCACCAACTGTGTGGTTGACAACCGCATGGTGGTGAAAATCACCGATTTTGGCTGTCATACACTTTTGAGGCCAGGCAGAG ATGTATGGACAGCACCGGAACATCTCCGTAAAGATGGTGTATCTCAAAAAGGAGATGTCTACAGCTATGGCATCATCGCACATGAAATCATTCTGAGGCAGCCTCCGTTTTATACTCAATACAATTTGGGTCGTGCAG AGAAGATTTACAGGGTGCAGTATCCTAACGGGATGCGTGTCTTCAGACCGGAACTCAACTTTGATGGAGTGTCAGAGAAAGAAACTGAG TTGTACATGTTGATGAACAACTGCTGGGATGAAGATCCTGAACGGAGGCCAGATTTTAAGAAAATCGAGTTAACGCTGGGTAAGATTTTCAG CAATTTGCACAATCAAGCCACCGAGACATACATGGACAACCTGATCCGCCGTCTCCAGATGTACTCGAGGACTTTGGAGAATCTGGTGGAGGAGAGGACAGCTTTGTACAAGGCTGAGAGGGACAGAGCAGACCGTCTTAACTTCATGCTACTTCCCGG cccAGTGGTGAGGTCACTGAAGGAGACAGGCATAGTGGAGCCGGAGCTCTACGAAGAAGTGACGGTGTATTTTAGCGACATTGTCGGATTCACCACACTTTGCCACTACAGCACACCCATGGAGGTGGTGGACATGCTCAATGAGATCTACAAGAACTTTGACAGCGTCCTCGACCACCATGATGTCTACAAG GTCGAGACAATTGGCGATGCGTACATGGTCGCATCGGGTCTGCCAAAACGCAACGGCGACAGGCATGCCGTGGACATTGCACACATGGCACTGGACATCTTGTCATTTGTTGGGACGTTTGAGCTGCAGCACTTGCCGGGCATTCCTTTGTGGATACGGATTGGCGTGCATTCAG GTCCCTGTGCTGCTGGAGTGGTGGGGAACAAGATGCCCCGCTATTGTCTATTTGGAGATACAGTCAACACGGCATCACGAATGGAGTCCACGGGCCTGC CTCTGAGAATCCATGTAAGTCAGTCCACCATCAACATTCTGCAGAGGACTGATTGTCAATTTCAGTATGAGCAAAGAGGAGAGACGTATCTGAAG GGGAAAGGCAAGGAGATGACTTACTGGTTAACTGGAGTGACCGGAGGCAAATACAATCTACCTACACCACCAACAGC GGAGAACATCCAGCGACTGCAGCAAGACCTGGCCGACATGATCGTATCCAGCCTGGAAAAGCGTGGAAAAGGCAGAGAGAGTTTCGAAAAGAGGAAAACTTTGTCCACCAGACGGAGAGAAACTAGCGGCAGTCTGCACGGGGAAAGTTCCCCGGAATATTTCCACCTAGCTGTCACTGATAACCCCAGTACTTATCTGTGA
- the plbd1 gene encoding phospholipase B-like 1 isoform X2 — MFLNSLCVFLLLDAALTSYSAAGDFTKATVYWDVQQKTVLLKDGVLDINGDAYGFLNDTLSSTGWSVLEIRAGYGETSEADEVTFFLAGYLEGFLTAQQMIDHYTNIYPRLIHDPDILGRVQNFMKQQDSWTRLQVKTNKDSDPLWRHAGFVVAQVDGLQAGVAEWAKRQGKKPLSLFAVQFLNAVGDLLDLIPALVPTPTKPADLKLPGMGHCSALIKMLPGFENLLFAHSSWYTYAATMRIYKHWDFHIADPNTATGKLSFSSYPGFLVSLDDFYLLGSGLMMTQTTNNVFNTSLFKFVSPKSLLAWQRVRLAHSLAHTGEEWANIFSQYNSGTYNNQYMVLDRSKVKLGHSISDGALTVVEQIPGLVEHSDQTQALRRGYWPSYNVPFHQNIYNLSGYELMQQEYGEDFSYDLCSRAKIFRRDQANVKDLDSLKYIMRFNGG, encoded by the exons atgtttttaaatagtttgtgtgtttttctgttaCTCGATGCGGCGTTGACTAGCTACTCTGCAGCCGGGG ATTTCACAAAAGCTACAGTGTACTGGGACGTCCAACAAAAGACGGTCTTGCTGAAAGATGGGGTCCTAGATATAAATGGGGACGCATATGGCTTCTTGAATGACACCTTGTCCAGTACAGGCTGGAGTGTTCTTGAGATCCGAGCTGGATACGGAGAAACGTCAGAGGCTGACGAGGTCACCTTTTTCCTGGCGGGGTACCTAGAGGGCTTTCTCACTGCGCA ACAGATGATAGATCACTACACTAACATATACCCTCGGCTCATCCATGATCCCGATATCCTGGGTCGGGTCCAGAACTTCATGAA GCAGCAGGACTCTTGGACCAGACTACAAGTGAAAACGAACAAGGATTCTGATCCTCTGTGGAGACATGCAGGCTTCGTTGTGGCCCAGGTGGACGGTCTGCAAGCTGGAGTTGCAGAATGGGCCAAGAGACAAGGAAAAAAG CCATTGTCCCTGTTTGCTGTTCAGTTCCTGAACGCTGTCGGAGACCTGCTggatctgatcccggccttgGTCCCCACCCCTACTAAACCGGCAGACTTAAAACTTCCGGGGATGGGACACTGCTCGGCACTCATAAAG ATGCTCCCAGGCTTTGAGAACCTCCTCTTTGCTCACTCCAGCTGGTACACATACGCAGCCACCATGCGGATCTACAAACATTGGGATTTCCACATTGCTGACCCCAACACAGCCACTGGCAAACTATCCTTCAGCAGCTACCCTG GATTTCTGGTGTCCCTGGATGACTTCTACCTCTTGGGAAGTGGTCTCATGATGACCCAGACCACCAACAATGTCTTCAACACATCCCTCTTTAAATTCGTCAGCCCCAAAAGCCTGCTGGCCTGGCAGAGGGTTCGACTTGCTCACAGTTTGGCTCATACAGGAGAGGAGTGGGCCAACATCTTCTCTCAGTACAACTCCG GTACATATAACAACCAGTACATGGTGTTAGACCGAAGCAAAGTGAAGCTGGGCCACAGTATTAGTGATGGTGCTCTGACTGTGGTGGAGCAAATTCCTGGGCTGGTGGAGCATTCTGACCAGACACAAGCACTGCGCAGAG GTTACTGGCCGTCCTACAACGTCCCCTTCCACCAGAACATCTACAACTTGAGTGGGTATGAGCTGATGCAGCAGGAATATGGAGAAGACTTCTCTTATGACCTCTGCTCAAGAGCGAAGATCTTCCGCCGAGACCAAGCTAATGTCAAGGACCTGGACTCTTTAAAGTACATCATGAGATTCAATGGTGG GTAG